A single Micromonospora luteifusca DNA region contains:
- the rplV gene encoding 50S ribosomal protein L22 yields MPGKGDAPVLPGARAVARHVRISPMKARRVVNLVRGLPAKEALTVLQFAPQAASEQVYKVLASAIANAENNERLDPDALLVSEAFVDEGPTMKRFQPRAQGRAYRIRKRTCHITVAVEAVAPATPRKAAAKKAAPATEAAPAEAQSKTEDAE; encoded by the coding sequence ATGCCAGGAAAGGGCGACGCTCCGGTGCTTCCGGGCGCGCGGGCGGTTGCGCGGCACGTGCGCATCTCGCCGATGAAGGCGCGCCGGGTGGTCAACCTCGTCCGCGGCCTGCCCGCGAAGGAGGCGCTCACGGTGCTGCAGTTCGCGCCGCAGGCTGCGAGCGAGCAGGTGTACAAGGTGCTCGCTAGCGCGATCGCCAACGCGGAGAACAACGAGCGGCTGGACCCCGACGCGCTGCTCGTCAGCGAGGCCTTCGTGGACGAGGGCCCGACGATGAAGCGGTTCCAGCCGCGGGCGCAGGGTCGGGCGTACCGGATCCGCAAGCGGACCTGCCACATCACGGTGGCGGTCGAAGCGGTCGCGCCGGCAACGCCGCGGAAGGCCGCGGCGAAGAAGGCCGCCCCGGCCACTGAGGCCGCACCGGCCGAAGCGCAGAGCAAGACGGAGGACGCCGAGTAA
- the rpsS gene encoding 30S ribosomal protein S19: MPRSLKKGPFVDDHLLKKVEVQNDKGSKNVIKTWSRRSTIIPEMLGHTIAVHDGRKHVPVFVTEAMVGHKLGEFALTRTFKGHEKDDRKSRRR; encoded by the coding sequence ATGCCTCGCAGCCTGAAGAAGGGCCCGTTCGTAGACGACCACCTGCTCAAGAAGGTGGAAGTCCAGAACGACAAGGGCTCTAAGAACGTGATCAAGACCTGGTCGCGGCGCTCGACGATCATCCCGGAGATGCTGGGACACACGATCGCCGTGCACGACGGACGCAAGCACGTCCCGGTGTTCGTGACCGAGGCGATGGTCGGGCACAAGCTCGGCGAGTTCGCGCTGACCCGCACTTTCAAGGGTCACGAGAAGGACGACCGGAAGAGCCGTCGGCGCTGA